The window GGGAGTCAGAAACAGATCGCTTATGAGATGTGAGAATTAAACTCATGTGGCATGTGTATCCTATAGTGGGTTTTGGCTGGCTGAGTAAGCAATGTGAATTGTCATCTCTTTCCAGTCAAGTTACTGCAACGGGCCGTTTCCGGAACCTTTTTGTTGTTTCTCATGATTGGATTATTTATGAGGATGTTTAAGATCTAGAGTCCATTGACTATCTTGTTGCAGCTATTATGTTCTGGTTCCGGATGCATATTTCTTCTGTTTAGCCTTATTTTGTTTTTAGTATGACAGTACCTTCTTAGATTGGAGAAAAGGATcaacttatttattttttgcaaAAATCCTTTCAGAAGAGATGCTGGCCCTTGTTTTTGCGAAATTTCTAGTCTTTTAATTGTTGGAGTTAATTGATAGGAACAAGCTGCTGCTCTTGCTGAAGGGAGATCTCCACCCGCTTTAAGTGGTAGTTCCGATATCCGCCCGCTAAATATGGGCGACTTCAAATTCGCTCATGAAATGGTGCGCCAAATACCATTAGAATCCTGTTACTTTTTTCATCAATCTATCCATGTCCTAAACTACACGTCTTTCTTCTGCGTAGGTCTCTGCAAGTGTTTCATCCGAATCGTCAAACATGACGGAGCTTCTCCAGTGGAATGAAATTTACGGTGAAGGAGGCTCAAGGCGGAAAAAATCGCTTAGCTATTTCATGTGAAGGCTTgcttttgttcaatttgttctTTCGACCCTTTTCTCGAGTCAGCCACTCAATTTTGGACGGCCCCTGAAACCCCCAGCATTGTACAATTACATACAGGTATTTAAGTTATACTTACGTTTCTGTTCTTTTAGATGGTTTATGGTTAAACAACCTCCCCAAGTCAGAAACCAATGGCTAATCTGACTTTGTTTTGTCCCCATCTGTGCGTTCTCGATTAGATAAGAAAGCGACATGATTCAGTTTCAGTTTTCCTTTACCAGCACAAGAATTAGTCGATACGACAATGCTAGGAAGATGGACAGAAACCTGCCCTGTGCATATATTTTATAACCATTCATAATTGTTACTGTTGACGACAAACAATAAAGTGAACCTTGCTTTCAACTCCTCGTGTCACTAGttaattttacttctcttccatTTTCTCTGGTGCAATTTGTTGGGATGTTTTCATGCATTACACACAAATGATGGTTGCTTGATTTGGTAGCAAGTACTTTTTGTTTTATCAATTGTAGATTTTAGTTTCATTCCAATTTTTTTTCTCCTTTTCTACGCATTGCGATCTTTATGTTAGTATCGCTTGTTTACAATGGATGGATCTAAATTTTGTCCAATAACAATATATTTTGTGAATGGTTTGTGTCCAAATGTCCTCAATGCATTTGCATGGCGGGATTTGAAACTTTTTAGCTttcatttttgttgtttttcttTGGAGTTTCAAATCCTTGGTTTATGCAGACATTTAAAATCCTCTATTTCAAATTTCTTGTCGAAATCAAATCATTCAATCTAAATAGAACTCGAACAAATTTAAAAGTGAGATATAGAGAAGAGAATTGGTGCAATTCTAACAGGACGTGCATTTGAAATGACCCCTTCCATCAATCGGGGATGAGGTTTCGAATGCGAGTCTGTGCCACTATTTGACACGCTTGGACCAATGATCAATGGCCTATAATCATTTTAATTAAACTTCTTTTGaagaattaataatatttgcatagacatttctgattttttcaatacatgcattcataGGATcaattggttataatttcctcttcttttttttttttcttttaaacaaaATGTCTAAAAAATAGTAAATTATATATCATTTCAAAGTAAGTTAGACTTTATAAAAAGATGAGATTATATcagttaattatataaaatcatattcaaaataacCTCAATGTCTTTTGTTATAtcgtaaaatatcattttgactTCTTTCTCGACTGTTATGCTCTCTCTCCCctttgatatatttattttctttttcagcTGTTTTCTTTATTTGGCAACGTATTTATCGAAAaatttcaagagcttagttaTAAAATTAAATGTGAAAATTTTGTAAATCATTTTTCAACGTAGGAGATTTGTTgccttttaatgattttttagattttgaaaATCTAGATGTATTCAATTAAGATTTATATGTACTCTATAGAAGTCTAATGATATTCAAATAGACTttcatagaattttaaaaagtcaggtgatattcaacattgacttttaaaaactctataCAAGTTTATAGGTATTCAGATTTTCAATAGAGTTTTAATAACTTCATGGAATTCATTAACATACAAATATTAAAGTCCTAATGTACAATTATTTGTCAAAAATTATATTTGGTTCAACCAAAGATTtggatggatttttaaaacCTCAAAAGCATACACAAGTTATTTATTTCATTCTATCTCTCATATCACATATCTTCTTATCTTTTCTCCTCTCATCTATCTATATCaatctctcaaattttcgaagtatatctctatatatattttcatattttcttttcaaaattttcattttttagctgattgttcatttaataattttttattttaatatcataggatattttgaattatagaattgattttgtgatttttaatttatgatttatacaaattaatgtaatattcaataataataataaaagattgtccaaaaaaatgtccattaatttttaataattgaatagcCTTGTAACaaccatgattttttaaattctttttagcaattttcaaattaatatgtaagctatgatatttttatacaaaattatatcctACACAATGTtaaataatattcttttcaCATGTATATTATCAATTCAAAAACAAGGTTACAAATAAATCgtttgatgtattttaaaaaatttacaaacatgcataaaaactcatatatatatatatatatatatatatatatatatatatatatatatatatgcaaagattaaatgatttaactttaaatagtaattttatttattaatataaatattgaaaaattatttcaaactgaatatgttatatatattaattaattattggttcaaagaaattaataaataaataatatgttataattaagtataaattttataaaattctataaaaaaaattcacaaaaatctaTAAAAATCTCGGAAAAAAGTTTACATGAATTcacataaatttatttataaatctgtgagattctgtaaaatcaataaaaatctatcaaatCTATAAAAATTTATCATTAAAAATTATCAAAACTCTGAATCAAATACACCCCACTGTTATCATACAACTTCAAAAATAATATGATGCGATGAAAATTAGAGATTCAGAAATCGATTTGCATCGGATTTGTGCTTTATATAAAAATCAGTAAAAAAATGGTTGATTTTATCATGTTCTATTTGTGataaattgaaaatatatgGCTATATGACTAATCAAAACAtaaatttcatttcattttcaAAGTGATGcgcaaattaattaaaatttatcactttttctaattattatttttttattacaggaaaaggcaaaaaaaataaaaaattacacaTATTTAAGTGCCGATAATGAGATAAAgacaatatcaaatcaacttGGAAAATGGTTGCTAGCCCACTTCTCTTAAAGAgtattttattttctgataagacaaaaacttatgtgagatcagatcgtattttgtgagacatatcttttatgtttagtcatacatgaaaaaatattacattttatgctaaaagtattattttttattgtgaatatcggtagggttgaccgtcccacagataaagattcgtgagatcgtctcacaagacaCATAATCTTctaataatttgatatgattttccaATTTCAAACATATATACTAAATATGTCAAGAATTCCaagcttaaataaaatttaaacctCATCTTTTCTGTCTAATTTAATATTAGTGATTCATCTTAAACtcgatattttaattatttgttttgcaaaaagaaattaaaaaggTAAAGTCCTCAATGGTAGCCAAACTGGCGGCACATGTTAATGCACAGAAATCTTGAATCCCATATGATGAGATGAGTTCATCTAAACAGTAAACACTTTCACAAAAGCCCCATAATCATGAATTCATTTGGCTTCGTACCAGTGTTTACTCTTTTGTATTAACGTCCTCCCTGGACGTTTAAgaataagtctcttgtgagacgagaGTTGTACGCTTGCACCAAACCCTCTCTGCTATTCGGAATCTACCGAAGGAAGAGACGGGAttaggagtaggtctcttgtgagataaCATGAGAGTTGAATGCAAAAAAATCAGCTTCATACGCTTGCACCAAAGCACTCCCTGCTATTCGGAATCTACCGAAAGAAGAGATGGGAttaggagtaggtctcttgtgagacggtctcacgaatctttatctgtgagacgggtcaatcttaccgatattcacaataaaaagtaatactcttaacataaaaaataatattttttcatggataactaaAAAAGAGATCTGTCtgacaaaatacgacccgtgagaccgtctcacacaagtttttgtctggGATTAGAcatatgttttaaatattttcaagattttaattttattttaaaaattaaacctaaatttatatattttttagaaaaatataaataatatattggCTCACAAATCTAGCTGGATCAATTCCGAACCATTCCCACCCACCCCACGTGCTTGGGAGCGTGGGCTTTATGTAGTGAAAAAAAAGTAGATGACTTTTTACACTATTGGCAAGAGGGCAGGCAAGCTTAGGCCTACCATGCAAACAAAAGCAAAGTGCCCTTAAAAAAAGGTCCTCTAATTAAATAccacaaaacataaataaaataaaataaaataaaaaacccATTGCACGTGGATTTGTAATTATCCCTTCTATAAGCAAATCTttcctcccaaatttctttatttaatttaatataaagtCCAATTAATATTAAATAAGGGAGAAATCTTCGAGTCAATTAGTAGTTTACTAACAAAATTAGGCGCTTCTGGGAGAAAAAAAGGACTTAAAAGAACGGGGTCTTCATCTAGGACTAGggcattatatcaacaatataCATTTTGGTGCATATGTATGTGACCACATGAAAGAGGGagactaaataaaaaaaattataattttagaaATATAATCTAAAATTACATTTGAAGTGAAAAATAGGAATTAATGGCAACATATGAAGTGAAAAACTAGGTCAGGTCAACACACAAAAATCTAGTCCAAGATCCATCGATACATTGGATCAATATTGTTTGAGTATGTCTTTCATATGACAGTCTCACATAtatttattcgtgagacggattaatcatgttcatatttacaataaaaattaatatttttgacataaaaactaAAACTTTTTCGTGGATGACCCCATATAGAATATactttcacaaaattgactcgtaagaccgtctcacagtaGTTTTTGTGATATTGtttaagttattattattatttttgcatGGAGATCGATATAGGGTCATTTTTTAAAGTAACCCTTTTGTGGGAAATGCTTATAAATGTGTCCGATTTTCTTTCCAACTCTTTCAGAAAACCACCCTTAGCCACCccataatattaataattctAAAATACAATACATACATATTAATTATGTCACATTATTCTTCCATGGAAGAAGAGCATCAAGAAATGCAACTATTCTCCAGCATTCCACATCATGCAGCAGCCTCCTCATCATATCCTCCTCCGTCTTGGGGGCCGACGGATTCATACCGATCGTTGATCGATCATTTCGAGCCTCCGTCGCTAGACCTCAAGCTATCAATAAGTGTGTCACCAGTACTCAAGCCACCCTCGGACAATAACGGTGTTCTACTAAGATCAAAAGTTAGAGAGAGCTATAGTGATCATATGAAGATAGATTCTAGCTGCGTTGAAGCTCTGAAATGGCAAGCTGCCGAGCAAATTCGGCTGGCGTCGATGGAGAAATCGTATGCAGACCGTCTACGGGATCTTACGAGGAGGGAGATGGAGCTAGCTCAGGCCGAATTCGCACGTGCACGCAATATATGGGAGAGGACTCGAGAGGAGGTGGAAAGGGTGGAGAAAATGAAGGATAGGGCTACTCGAAAGATCGATTCGACATGTATGGAGATCACCTGCCAATCTTGTAGGATTAAGTTTAGGCCTTGAAATCTTCAAATGGAAAACGTTTGAAGTAAAGGGTTAGCAACAGAAGTTTGGGTGGATTCAAGAATATTCAAGTCTTAATCAGAGAAATGAATTGATCATGAATAAAAAAGGAGGATCCGGGTAGCAGAAATTGCATCACTTTAAGGTAGTTCAATTTTAATTCTTGAATCTTTTAGTTCCATTTATCGACAGAATCTGAGTTGTTTTCTTCGATGTAATCAGAATATGTTGGAAGTATTCAAGCGTGAATGAAAATTCATAGAGCTAATAATGCAGCACACAACATATTCACATGCATACTGAAAATCTACATGTATCGTCCTTATGATTTCTCATATTTTCAGTATACCATGTTTGAATACTTCGAACAGCTAGAGTCTCACATTTCCACAcgtttatctatatatatatatatatatatatatatatatctatatatatatatatgaattatgGTTTTTGGTATCCTACgtattaattttattgtaaaGTTTCATTAATATGGTGGAGTGGATTAGTTAATATATGATGGATTCAGTTTACGTTAATTTACACTGAATTGAGCTTTTATTAAGTTACGCAGGGTTACAGATACAGAATAAGTTGTACAGTGAAAAtttaaaagggaaaaaaaagataaaagaaaaaaaacccATCACGGATTTGTCTGGCTTCATTTTTTCTAACACCTTTTTTATTAGAGGGAAGTtggtaaattttttaataaaatatattagccTCTATAAATTGTATTAAATTAATTTCTGCTCTAATCCTTCGACTTCCCAGATTGTAGAATGCAAGTCTGCCTAATTTTCAGTTTTAAACAAAGTTAAATCGTTTACTTAATATAAGGCGAGGGAAAGTATATTGCGATATTATAATTTGCAATTCTCATGTAAAGCATTTTATTTCAGACAATAAGATTAAAATATACCCAGTGATtatcattttattatttttagatACACACAATAAATGCAGTTTTTAAAGTGTGAATGAACATATAAATtggacttttttttaaaaaaaaattcttgctTATATATTACACATAATAACAACAGTAATACCAGCAATAATCACGCATTAATACAACTTTTTCCCTATGAAGCAAAAAAACTGTGGAAGAACAACCACAGCGACGACGACGACAGTTTCCGCGAACTATTTAAAAGCGGAGTGATGAATCTTGGTGAAAATTACAGACTTTAAAGAAGTTTGATATGGTCATAGTCAAGTTTAGAACCTTATGGGGGTTAGAAAAGGCAAATGAATGAGAACAAAAAGCAAACAAGAATTCAGTGAGAAGAGGACAGCATAGCTGTATACAATTGTATTCAACTTCTTAACTTTACACCCACTATCCATGTCTGGAAACCCAACACATGAAAGAAACACGATACAATTTCAGGATAAGATTGTAAGTCTTACTAAAAACATTACTAACACTATTAACAGTGTGTAACAGCTACCCATTTGACATGTTTCCATCTGAATAATTGCTTTTGTATGATTTCTTGATCACATCCCATCAATATTTACACACCTAGGAATGATCTTGTGGACATACATCAGCTTAAGTCACAGCATTAAGGATGCTTTAAGGGCCGTCAGCAAGATGACATAAAGGCTCCCCAAAAGCCGTCCTGAGCTGGGATCAAAGGACGACGGCGACGGCTCTAAAGATTGTCGGCAACACCTACAGTAAAGTCTGAAACTAAGAAGCTAGTACATTAGATGATAGAGTCTGTGAAACTTAATATGCCACTTCATGAACGATTGTGTAGTAGGTATGAGACAGAACAAAATGGCTATGGAGACTTGGTAATAGGGCAGGATAGCATGAACAGGCACGGATGGTTTAGTGTCCGAGCCGAGCCGGTTGGTTAGACGATGACTTTACAAAGAATCAAATGAATTTCTATGTTTAACATCAATTATACGAGAGACCACCTCATCATGCTTAATCCTCGAGTATGAGCGAGTTATATTCTGCATAATCATGTTATTTGATAGCTTCTATAACAGTGATAATTTTTTCACAATTTCCAGATCGAAATCTCACTACGCAAAAAACCAGACTGAGTGTACTCCAAACAAAATgaaactcacacacacacacacacacatacacacaatAGGATAGTGCCATGACAAAATAATTAGTGAACACACAACACCAAATATACCATATAATAGTTTTGGTCCTTTCAAAAGTTGCTCTTACTTTTGCACGTATAGCAGCAACAAGGTATGGGAACAAAAAGGCCTGACCCTAAAATTATCAACTATTATTCACCCACACAGCATATCAATGTCGTAGCGTCCTCACCGAGTGCTGAACCAGATGCAGTATCTGATGAATGAAAATGATTTTCTTTAACTTTTCACATGCATATTGTCATCCCCGATACAGGCAATATTTGGAATATCAAGAATTACCACCAAAATAGTTCGAATGAAACGAACAAAAAAAAAGTTCTATAACTTACGGATATGTATACTTAAGACGATTATTATTAAAATCGCAAACAAAAACTTCAGGGAAAAAATGTAATAAGATGACAGATTAATTATTCTGGTGATTTTGAACCATTGATGTTGTGAATGATTTATATCTCGAAGTATGAAAAAATAGACAAAATAATGGTTGAATGTTACATTTCTTGATACCAACATACTATCAATCATTTGTTTTTTGAATATGACAGCTTCTGTATTCTACACTTTCTGTCACTTGCGTATATGATGTATTCAGCACATCCACCAATTCGATTATCAATCAAATTTAATTTCGTAAAGGCAAACACAGGAAAAGAGATAGGACCATGCATGTTATTGAGTGATCCTCAGCACAAAGATTATGACAAATCCTTAACATTTGTCTTTTCAAATTGTCAGCATTTCATTCCACAGTAAAATCAACAAGGCCCAATATTAGATTTATATGAAAAACCCACAAAAATATTTCATCATCAACTGAATAATTGCAGTAATGATCCATATCGGATCACAAATAAAAAGATTTAAACTTCTACCAGGTCAGATTTGgagaaaattataaatttttgagGCACGGATAAAAGTTCGAGGCTGTTCATTAAAATGAACTATTTATATAAAGTAGTGCAGAGAACATGGCAGAGGACTTTTGAAGGTGGGCaagttttcatttttttgtAGGACTCAAACACTGACAAATTAGAAATGTAGATAACACCATGGCGTTAACAGTTTGGGAGTGGGATACATGCTTTATTATTAGAAGCAATAAAGTTAAAACTATAAAGTGCTGCATCATTGATTTCAAAGTTTTCAtagttcaaatatatatatcaaataaattaaatatggtccATGGATTAATTTTTATCTTGTGTATACATGTCATACGGAAAGTATATGTATTTGAGATATTCGTGCAAAGGCATTGGGTTATGGGATCATGAAAGAGTAGGTAGTCTTTTATTAttcattttccatttttttttagattgttcaagagtattttaaaattatacatCAGTTTTTAACTTCATTCAGAATAATTGCAGAATGTATTTTGGTTTGGCTCCACGTTTAAGGTTACAATCGATATTTTTTAATTCAGATTTTATCCTAGTGGTGAATTTTCATGACTTCTGTTCTAAGTATATCAAGGGTACACGGGATTTTCACCCCAAGAATGAGCAATATTATTCTCGGTATTGCAGATTTTTTGGAAAGTGAGCTTAATAATATGTAAATATGTAGTAATTTAAAAAAGTGTACTGTCAACAGCCCTGAGCCTCCACTGAAGGAGGCTAATAACTTTGTATCGACTTTCTCGGTTCGTTCGATCCCCATATGAATGGTTGAGATTCCACttcatggaaaaaaaaaattaaaaaaaaaaaattgggccagaaaaaattcCGACCCTTGGATGTACTCATGCAAGCAGTGTCTGCAGGGGTAGGATGGAATAATCCGACTTTCTCTTATATAATTCAGATAAAAGTGCTGATACTGTCATTATAAAACAAACTTAGGCCCTccaaattaagaaaaagatcgAAAAAAAAGGCCAATGAATATTACCTGTGGCTATTTTTTGAGCAGTTAACATCACTCTTTGAATTAGTCATATTGGTGAGATCCAGCACAATTCAACGAGCTAGCAAGACACCTTTCTCTTGTGCTTTCAAAGACTTGTTCTGGATGAGGGAAGGGGGGAATAATGGACTCCCCTCCATTCCATGAATTAGCCGCTCTTGCTCTTGTTCACTTTGCTCACTACCACTCCCACCCACCCACCCACAGGCCACCACCGCCCATTAGTATATCTAAGTGGGGGAACTCCATGGTGTCAATCAATTTGTGTCTCTCTAGCACATTAAGACATAATGAAATCACAAAAAGATTCATCGATgcataaaaatacataaaagAGAGATCGTTTAAGGGATACAACATCATGAATAATTTTCAACTCCATCAGCCTGGGTATTGATAAACCATGTAGAATAAGATATAATGGATTGAACATTTCGTTTCCCACAAAGAATTTTTAGTTCTCATGTTGAGCACATGGTGGTCTAATCAACTTAAAACTGTTACCTAGGTCAGGTAATATCCACGAGACAATTAGTGATTTGATGGCATTTCAAATGTGAACCATGCAAGATCAACCGATTTTCATTCCATTCAATTGCCACGAGCCTACAGAGTTTTACGACATTCTGTTAATGCTCCTAGTCACCCAGGAGGACCTAATGCATACTCTCTTGACTCGATTCCTGTTGATGCCAACACTTAGAACCACCATTTGAATATGGAACCATCGAATTGCTTAATGTCAAACTGCTGCTGGTTGTGATATTCTTGAACAGTTCGATAATTAAGATATGTATTTTTTATTGCAagcatgataaaaatatttgtttttagcACTGCTACAATTTGATTTGAAATGGTAATTTGAAATGGTAAAGGACATTTTCCGAATTATGGCCCTTACATGGTGGGTAAGAGTAACCATGCTATGGTTCTAATGTGGTGGGTAAGAATAACCGATATATGGCCTCACCTCttagaaaaattatatatagGAGACTGATCAGTAACGTCATGGAGTATGATATGAGTTTCCATGCTATTGGTTATTTGAAATATGTTTCTTGATATGAGATCAAGACTTGCTATGATGATACCATGCTTGTCAATACTTGAAAGATTTGTTCTATGGTTATATATTCTGCATTCGATCGACCCCTCCTCGTTGAGTATTTCTCCAAATACTCACCCTTCGTGCTCCATCCCATACTTGAGCGAAGAACAATTGGAGGATGAAGAGCAAGATCAGTTTTGGGGTAATCGAGCCCCATTTCGTGAAAAAGAagttttcttttgtttattGTTGTACGCTTCCGCATTTTGTTTTTAATCATTTTGTAAAGATAATGATctattttatgaaatagactggttattTAACTACTACGAGACTTGTTGTTTTGCGATTATGTGATTGTGAAACAACCCTGTCTTGCCACTTGATTTTTCAAAGTCTAAAAGCTGGTCAATAAGACAAATCCAGATCCTAGTGCTTTCAATCGCTAACAAGCATAGGACATACTCCCAACAAGCAACTCCAAGAGCTCAAGCCTTAGCAAGGCGC is drawn from Primulina eburnea isolate SZY01 chromosome 10, ASM2296580v1, whole genome shotgun sequence and contains these coding sequences:
- the LOC140802877 gene encoding uncharacterized protein, whose translation is MSHYSSMEEEHQEMQLFSSIPHHAAASSSYPPPSWGPTDSYRSLIDHFEPPSLDLKLSISVSPVLKPPSDNNGVLLRSKVRESYSDHMKIDSSCVEALKWQAAEQIRLASMEKSYADRLRDLTRREMELAQAEFARARNIWERTREEVERVEKMKDRATRKIDSTCMEITCQSCRIKFRP